DNA from Rosa rugosa chromosome 6, drRosRugo1.1, whole genome shotgun sequence:
gaaagctcatctatttgcaattctccttaattgatttcgacttttgtccaaagcctttactacttatgaaataggttcacaaaactattaggtgaattgtttacctaaatctagcaccaattacatgcatatatcctaagttggccaccaaataacataaacatgcaaaagttttctgtaatccaaaatcaatcaagcaatctcacataagcaacatatgaatcaacatatagaaatcgcaactttatttcaaaacataaaaacggACTTTAAACTTTGCCATTAACGTCATGTtatctagaattcataactctacgaatcaaacaaaggaaaacaaaataaagtatgaaatacaccgtgaaagatgaaagacaaagccttgagacgaataacttgaagatccttgaaagcaagcaatcttctagggacgacacaagggtggatggcggctaggatcttgatgtattatatgacttcttctcctccttgcttgaagacgcagaactagaagactagagaatAGAGAGAATTTTTGGTGTGTAGAATTATGGGAGAAGTGGTGTGTGAAGTGGTGGTGTCTatgatgctcctatttataggaggatgacaacttagtctccaagtcttcaagattgatccacacaacATTAGCCAATCAGATAATTCCACGTCAGCTTTGCTATGTCATCCAAAGAAACCTCCAATTTAACACCTTGatttagggagattatttttgaattaattgcatgattattttctgatttatctcctCAATTTCAGCCAAGAATGAACGTGGacatcaaggaatgtatctggacctgttttcaatttttctgcttgttgcaatcccttgaaattctccttcCTTATCTGTCGAAGTCTCCCTTTGGCCATAATCATGTCTAGATgcatttaggatttaattgagatgtcattatccatatatattcatgaaattcggccaaaatcaATTTGTGTCTAATACAGACccaaaatctgatttttaacCATATTTTCATGCCAAAAGTGACTCCAAATCCATATCACTTTTGTAGAGGACgttttgagcttgttcttgggctctcctagtccacccaggtatcctattgtcatcaggactcctagtccAATGAGGACTCTTCACATAAAATGTTCTTGAACCTTTCggaatcttcttttgctttcctagttCTACTGGGACTCCTTGTGTCATTAGGATTCATTTTCCTGGCaggagtaggtttcctagtcggaccaggattttctggttggaccaggaaaactttatttcagctcatttctgcagcCCTCGTGCCTTTCCTCTATCATTTCCAACATTCCCTTGCTTCTCatgtgcctttaagctcatttcttctccatttgctccagtgcacctaaaaatagaaactacattaaaactgatttatttaaggaaataactacgtaaaatatgaggaaatagttattaaaacatcgcattaaaatgctccaaTCAATAGATATGTGAGATAAACCCTAATATATACtataaattaattgttgtttttataaacctattataacttgtggtgtataggttaaAGGCATAAttttaaaataagaaaaaggatttttatttttttttaattttggagCTTGAATGTGCAAAAATTACCATTTTGCCCCCTAAAGGGAGCCCACATAACGGATTTaatgtccaatttggacggaggtccaaaaattggacacggctgatgaatttggagagtacaagggtattactgattaaattgaaactagaggaactaacatgatgacgaccccaaACTTcagggggggtaaactgaaattaatcctaaaataaattatcacaaaacaattcataaaaaaaaaaaataaataaaaacaaaaaaaacccaagCCCATTTCGAGTTCTACTAACAGGTTGTCGATCCGACCCGAAAGGACCTTGAACTCGTTCATGAGCACGAAATCGTTGTGGGTCCCCCAGATCCTGAAGGTGCCGGAGACGTCGGCGGACGCGATCCACTAGCCGTTGGGGGAGAATCTGGCGATGGTGGCCGGGTAGGCGTGCTCAGCGTAGACGGCGACGTCGAGAGGGTTGTCGAGGTTCATGATGATCACGGATCTGCCATTGGTATAGAGGAGCCTATTGGATTTGGGGTCGTCGGAGATCAGGAACCCCCGGCCGCACAGCCACCTTCATCCCATCGCACCGTCGAACATTTAACCATGGAGCAGCAACAACCTTTCCACCCCATCCCTACCCCAGATCAGAGTCATGCGACCCAATCCAAACCAGATCAAATTGATCGGATTCAAGCCGCGCCGGCACGATCTCGTCCCCACCAGGCAGTCTCATCCTCACATCAGACCCATTTTTTACCCGTCCACTCTCTCTCAATTAAAGTTACctttttctgctttttttttccccctttaaACGCGTTTGTGAGAAGATGATAACGGAGAGTTATGATTAGGTCAGACCTATAGCCTAGACCTACCAATTTGCGGCTGTCGTTCTGCCACATCATCAGGTGACTCTCATCTAGGTACATGGCAGAATTTTCCCAATGTTGGTGGTGAAAACCGTGAAATGTAAGAATAACGTCAAATCAACAATCATAGTCATGCACAGTCAACAGGGAACCAGCCAGATAGAGTTCTTTAATGCTATCAGTAAATGTTTACCTCTCGGTGATGGTACAGAAGTCCACTATAACAGCTATTTAATTGCATCAAATGAGTTAGTGACTCCCTGATCAATCAGTGACTTTGTCACCTATTATATGGAAAATGCTGCAGTTTCCACGTCAACCCAGCGTAAATGATTGTCATTAGCATTGAATGTCACAACTCACAACAACCGTTGGGTAAAGAATTTAATTCTTCTTACCTAAATGGCTCTGTACGACTGTACGTACGTAGTTCAGGTAAGGACACTCCATGCATGTCGATCTTTCTCCATCTCTCACGTACACATTAGTTAGACTGTTGGAGGAATGGAGGGTACAAAtcccattattattattattattattattattattattattattatttccacCTAAATAGCCGGTCAGTAGGTCAAGCTATTATCACCAAGAATGATTGGTTCACAACTTCACATCCATCAATCTAGCTATGATTATATAAATATCGATCTCTCTTCAGGTTCCAAGGAATAAGACCGGAAATATATTATACAGAGACGGCAAAAAATAGCCCAGCTAGTATCAAATAATATGGAGTTTGGAGAAGAAGGACTACTACTGGAGCCGGTGAGCCCTGGTGGTCAATTCTTCAACAGTACTGTCTTATCTCTTGCAATTATTTCCGTTTTGGAATTGGAATCACAATTTTCAATGAACGATTCTCAAACTTTTTCACTTCTTAAAAATGTGTTCCTCCCGATCAATCCACGCTTCGCTTCCATCatggtactctctctctctctctctctgaggaAACCAAGTAATTCCCTCTTGCATATATGTCGACATAATTACTTTATGTAACACTGATTAATGAATGCAGGTTGAAGGTGTGGATGAAAAGAATAAGCAGTGGAAGAGGGTTCAAGTGAAGCTGGAAGACCATGTGCATGTCCCCATTTTCCCCTCTGGAATGTCACTTGAATCATACGATACTTACTTTGATGAGTATATAACGAAGATAGCATCAGAAACATTCCCACAAAGCAGGCCATTGTGGGAACTTCATATTTTCAAGTATCCAACAAGTCATGCAGCTGGACAAATAATATTCAAGATTCATCATGCCCTTGGCGATGGCTACTCTCTCATGGGCGCTCTTCTCTCTTGTCTCCAAAATGCTCACAATCCTTCTCTTCCCCTGACATTTCCTTCACTAAAGGGTGCAAAGAATGAAACTAGTAGTCGATCTCGTGCGTTTGAGTTTGTGTCTAAGATATTTTCTGTCGTTATCAACGGTGCATGGGATTTCAGTTGGAGCATTTTGAAGGGCACTTGGGTTGAAGATGATCGAACACCAATAAGGTCCGGCGTTGTTGGAGTTGAGTTTCGACCTATGTCCATATCGACCTTGATGCTGTCTATTGAGGAAATCAAACTTATCAAGAACAAGCTTGGGGTGGTAAGCTAGATAGACTAATCTTTTGCTTATACGTAGTTACGTACCTCATTAGTTATTGAGGTACGTAAATCTTTTGGTTAGATTGTGTTGGTGCACTGTTTGTTTGCTGTACAATGATGTATTGATTAGGGTTGGGAAGAACAAATGGACGAAAGGGGTTAGCAAAACTAGTTATATATATGTCATTATTGTTATTAAAATAGGTTTTAACTAATGCAAATACAATTGGTTGCATGCAGACGATAAATGATGTTATTTCGGGAACAATCTTTCTAGGCACCCGAATGTACATGCAACGGATGAATAGTGAACAATCAAGTAGCCAGAATTGCACGGCACTCGTGTTGCTGAATACTAGACTTGTTGCGAATTACAAGTCGGTGCAGGAGATGTTGATGGAACCAAGCAAGTCTTCTTGGGGCAACCAATTTGTGTTCTTGCATGTCCCGGTGCCCAAGTCGAGTGAAGTTTCCAAGCCATTGGATTTTGTATGGGAAGCACAGAAGATAGTCAAAAGACATAGAAGCTCTTCAGCTTGGTACCTTACTATTAGGCTCTGGGACATTTTGAAGAAATTTAGAGGCCCTGAGGTAACTAATTTTTAACAATGCAATtataacttcttctttttttaataaagggctggCACGGGTGTcctcaaaccttgattaatgaaactgtcgaatacaaggggggacaatgagcctaaacccctgattacaataagcatatagAGAATGTCCTAAAATAATATCAATAGTCTCTACCAAACAAATGTATTCAACATttcaactaggcaccaactagcaaagagtgctctactggctactctatttgctttaacatagcggtgatataacggaaagataactcgatatataactcgattacaacgtaTAATAATTACCAAaaacacagctttcctactatgttgccgccagaagataaatccgacgacacttagcttcaccctgccactaggtgGTAGCTAGTGACCATTTGATGAAGCAAGGAACTTGCCACCTACCCAAAGCAGACAAGATGTGCAGCTCGGGACACAACCCACATCGCCCTACACTAGCTTGGGAGGGACTTATTGCCGGCACAAAGCATTTATAACTTTTTAGCTATATTAATTCCTCCATGTCTCATTAGCTAACTTTCTTTTTGTACCCTAAAAACGAGTGGTAAATTTTTTGACTATAAgtgataaaatatatatatatatatatatatatatatatatatatatatatatatatatataacgagTGGTAAATTTTTTGACTATAAgtgataaaatatatatatatatatatatatatatatatatatatatatatatatcctatctagagcggagctccactttgaaattaacttatgaagttcgagttttcagtcacttttcggtcgcatattcacatctcgaccgttcagtttttaggtactagtgtataaatcatctttgcaaattttcagccaaattgatgatcgttaaggtatctaactctctTAAACCATTGgatggactgaatctgtcaacctgaaccgtactagatttaaagcagttatcaatgccttaacgatcatcaatttggctgaaaatttacagagatgatctatacactagtatctaaaaactgaacggtcgagatgtggatatgcgaccgaaaagtgaccgaaaacttgaacttcacacgttaatttcaaagcggagctccgctctagataggatctgtatatatatatatatatatatgtcttgattgatttttttattttatctatttattattatttttggaaTTGATCTTTTTCATTCATCTCAAGTtaaaatgaccattacatatctttTCACTGTCATGTATAGACAGATAAGAAAATGTGGTACATAGGGATAAGTCCACTCATTGAACATTCAATGCTCACTAAAACTAGTGAGCCAAAAACTAAACACTTTAAGGTGCACAAAAGTGCATAGCTCccaccacccaaaaaaaaaaaaaaaaaaacaagaagaagaagaagaagaaggaattattagaaataaaattaaaactaaaaacaacATCCCAAAATGCCCAAAGGAAAAGCCATAACCCTAGGCCCAATAGCTGGCCAAGCCTTGTGTACactttttcctttatttatttattattattattattattttaaggGGGCTAGTGCGGCTGtcttcaagccttgattaatgaaactgcagaatatacaggggggacatagagcctgaaccccgaattacaataagcatcaagagaaCATCCTAAAATAATATCAGAAGTCTCCGCAAactctatgtattctaacaagcactaaTTCGCAAAGAGTGCACTACTGACTACTCTACTTGTTTTAACAAAGTGGTGATATAACtaaaagataactctatcacgaagaagcataattacaaatagcacagctttccaaCTATGTTGTCGCACGGAAATAAATTTGGCGACACTCTGTTTCATCCTActactaggaggttgcgtccatttgatcacaGCTCGCCACCTCtataggccagacaaggcacactgagtgtgcaatatgggacaaagcccacgtcgccctaccaaaATATGATAGGGACTAATTGCTAGCATAAAGACACTTTTTCCTTATTAAAGCATCTCTAGCaacattatcttttttttttcttcattttgttcAAAAATATACCTTACCATTTTTAAAAATTTTCTCTAATAATATTACTTTATCAAATTTAGTTATATGTGAATAAAATCTTTATTTGTAATTTATTAGTCAAAAGAAAATTAGCAAGTCTTTAGTGATTAATTGCATTTCTAATATAAAAAGAAATAATTGATTTGATGTTGCTATTGTCGTTACCTATATTCTTCTTTTTGGATATAGGATCAGAGAGTCCCGTTCCCttggtcagtagctgaccagggattatttgctcaatcaccgttcgattgaaatcggacggttgacaaaTCTCATCTCTTAAAAATCTAGAtatctgtcaaccgtccgatttcaatcggacgatAGTTGAGCAAATAATCCCTGGTCAGGGGAACATCAGCGTAGGATCAGAATAGGTGATGAAATGTGAAATTTAGCTATTTTCTAAAATAAGGTATGAGATAAGAGAACTGTTAAAGTTGATATTTGAAAAAAACCctcatattatttttgtaaaaaACTAAAAGTAATGTTTAGAGGATCTATTGGAAATGCACCTTTTTTCCTTTGATAGAAATATGTCAATCTTTATTAATGTACCGAAACAATCAGTGAGTACAATGTGAGCTATTCCGTAATATCTATAGGAATGCTACCAAACCATGAAATATCAAAATTTAATGTAAAAACTGGCCTACCTAGTTTGTCAGGTGCTGAATTAGCCTCCTTATGCACATGGGAGAAAGAAGAGTTAAGTAGCTGCAACATGACCTAGGAATTTCCCAAAATAGGAAATGAGATAGTTGGAACTGTTGGAGTTGGTTTTAAAGAAAAACccttacatatatatatatatatatatatatatatatatatacagatccaatccagagcagagctccgctttgaaattaacgtgtgaagttcgagttttggtccacttttcggtcgcatatccacatctcgaccgttcagtttttaggtactagtgtatagatcatctctgcaaattttcagccaaattgattatcgttaaggtatctaactcgcttaaaccaatggacggactgaatctgtcaacctgaaccgtactagctttaaggcaattatcaatgccttaacgatcatcattttagctgaaaatttgtagagacgatctatacactagtacctaaaaactgaacggtcaagatgtggatatgcgaccgaaaagtgacccaaaactcgaacttcacacgttaattttcaaagcggagctccgctctggatagaatctgtatatatatatatatatatatatacagtccggctacactaaggatgtccttagtttttcttaggtacgaatttccggtttccacccactttccgatcaaattttcacatcttaaccgttcagtttttaggtcctaatgtatagatcacctctgcaaaatttcagccaaattggtgatcattaaggcatccaaaactgcaaattacaacaatgtaaacgaacggttccggttcgacagattcggttcgttcgtgtaaattgcagttttggacgccttaacgatcaccaaattggctgaaattttgcagaggtgatccatacattaggacctaaaaactgaacggttaagatgtgaaaatgtgatcggaaagtgggtgaaaacagtaaatccgttccataagaaaaactaaggacatccttacctgagaaaaatcctatatatatatatatatatatatatattttttttaaaaaataagtGAATGACCTAGTTAATTAGCCTAACACAAAATTTCAATAATGTCTGATgaataaaaatatgaagaaGTGAAAGAATTGCAAAATCTAAAAGAATATCTGAATTAGGGAAGGGGTCACAACTAGCAACATGTTTGAACAAATATACTTTTAAGTAAacctaccattttcttttttcaccctacaaatatttgaattatcgAAAGACTATGTTAACCAAATGCAAAATGATTAATAAGTACCCTAATTTTCCAAAAATTCAAATctgtaaggaaaactaaatacatacaTAACcatttaattaaatacaaaactacttaatttctcaacAGATAACATTGACCTTCATCATTAATTCATTATTCaatcacaaaaccattagtattaacttcatcaaaatctttgcaatactctttatgaacaccgaaagtaaaaatttaaaacacgaacaAAAAtaaatctcttcttcattgctcatagttgtcAATTTACTAATTTTATGATATGGATTGAAATAGACAAACAATTAAATTGAAtgtaaaaattaaacaaatggaagtaaatcaaattatgattttattaggaaactttaatatattttaattttttgaattgttttaaattaaatgagagatttttgttaaacaaatttttttattaattggaTATGTCGAACAAGGATATTCCTAGAAAGACAAATAAGtattagataagtaaatttaataattgaaattaaaatgtagggtgtaatgagcaagtagggtgaacaaaaaaaaaatgatagggCGCAATAACTACACCCCTAAGTATAACatgaattgaaaaaaaaaaaaaaaaaacgtgatCCAAGTATAGGAACTTGGTACTTAATATAGTAGAAACCCTAGAGAGGTATTACATAGTTATCATAAGTTTCGTCCAAACCTACTCATTAATGTTTAAGAAAAACTTCTCAAATGTCTAATTTTTCCCGTGGTTTATTGTGGGTCATAAAATAGTTTACTTTTAGTCAATAAAATCTGTTGGGGGTCACAATAATGTTTATTATGTGTCAATAAAGTGTGAATAGTAGGAGGATTTCAAGACTTGTTCTTACAACCTACAGGTATGCCTGACAGAATTTGCTCAAAATTTAACCATAAAATCTTGTGAGGCTCAAATTAGGAGAAATTCTAATGAAAATTTGACAAAATTACACCTAAAATGAACTACCCATCATCCCAACCCCAAATCATGGTATGAGATCTATGCCAAACGATTCATTACAACTCTAGGAGCAAGTTTATACCTACCACAAACAGTGATTATGAGTGgtttggccggaatttttctCAAAGTTTCGATTGCCGAAATTTTCTTCCTCGAGTTGAATTGTGCTGCAATTTGGTGGATTTGAAAGAGGGGAAGCAAGCTGAAATAACTGAAGAAGCAAGATCGATATGGATTAATCTAATTAGACCTGTGAAGAGAAAATCTTTTCCATTTTTCACTACTCGCCTTGAAGAGGCAGTTCCAGGCTTCCAGCTGGACCATGTGGTGGTCTAGGGTGTGGTATGGTGGAGAACCCTCATAGCTTACCCTCCTAGTTTGGTAAGCCTGTCAATAACAACCCTGGCTCCCTTGCATGATTGTTAGCGACCCTTAAATATCTCTTGTAGCATGTAATCTGTCACATCCACAGCCAAGTCACCCACAAATATTGTATAATTAGGTGTATCATCAGAACGCTTCTCCTCTGCAGATGCCCAGTTCGATATGAAAGGCTGGCTACCATTTGGCATGGGAGTACCATTGTACGTCTGAAGCATTCTTTCTTCCTTCACCTGCATCGCGATCTGAGTTTGACTCCGGCGAGGTAGCTCCGACTGGAGCTTCTTCGTCATCTTCAGCCGTGGACGCTATCGCCACCATCACCACGtcggaggtggaggtggagatcagagagagggagagagaccgGAGGtggtgtttgaacccaaaataacattttttcccgacgAGTGAGACTCGAAGAAATCCGGGCCAATATCGGTGGCCCAAGTTATACattttcgacaagttcgaaatatattgtttagaggccaagtaaagcctacttggaggccaagcGATTCTGAGGCGAATCTGGATATTCATTGAtttactattaattatcaaatatttaatAATTAATAATGGTTGGTTTGCTTATGAGTACTGCACAAGTTGGCGTGAGattgtatatatttatataattacTTACAGGGGGCCAATTAAGGAAGGAAGATTGGACGTTGGGCTATGTAATTAAGGTGTCCCATGCAATTATTGCTGGACGTGGAATTTATGGAAGGAAGCAAGCATCTTTAATTGCAAAGAATATATACATGATCTTATTATACATGCATGATTGCATGCTCACGGTAGTGTGCCACTGAGCTCCAGAATCATCGCGAAGAGACGTGCATATCAAACAGCTCGCGGCCAAGAAGATTACGTCCAGGACTCTAAAAGGTAATTAACTTTGCCTAGAAGATTGCTACGACAGAGTCAATCTCTTATTATTACGATAgctatcaaaactattaagagttttgatttgattcaaagaccaataactgtggcctaaaatatagtatttcattcctattaggaaggagaatctgcagcagcctatatatagaggctaaagacgacaCAGCaaagacctctctcatatcaatcaatcctagcgattacaaagtctccccggagcaaaccttcaaccatGTTGAAAACCGGCGACCgaacttccagtcccagtctccccaggagccgactgcgagcgcaaccaccaccgttacttccagcgaagcaagggtaacgccctcgcaacccagtgaagctaaagtcacgctttagcgcaacccgtgctttctccaaacttcccagtgattgctctgcttagtctgcaatactaagtatcgattcggtgacgcgaagagatcacacccaaagtccttatccgtaaggcagaaagtccttatccgtaaggctagagaagaaccttgtggcgaggttggtgctctcctcgtccacaaacgcttgaagaagaagtcaggtcaagggactaccccgacgactgcaccccacggtgctggcacgcctgcgcacacgctcaaaagagacagtttgcgagccaactggtttttgcgccaaacaggTGGAGATTggggagaaaaagagagagagagaaaccggcTGCatggagagagagtgtgtgtggcGTGGATGCAAGTTTTTAATTATACGAAGGCaaaattatcattttattataaattgggtaagtgggaatgaAAATctattgctggggtaagtgagataattttatctaattttggtgctttgggtccagaatcctaaaataaaaccaaaaatcTTATAAATAACCACGCACCCCTATAAAACTCCTAGCttttaattaaagagaagaagaagattgctctgcctatttactatgtagtagTTAATAGTCTATAGGCTCCATGTATGAGCATGAaaccgtcaaatgattggacATAATTTATGTatgtaataacctagtttttttttaatcaaacaatttggtggcaaacaccggttccgtgatttaaggttagtggacaattgcataatttgaaggccggtgctttaacatgattatgcatgagtggaagaacgaatcaattaagctaagaaacgaattctctctctcacgtccgaaaccacccaaaacagagcaaaacttctccaaactctctctcactccaccggccaccaatcaagaccagaacacttcctatagcttcgcctcgaccttgcgcagctgcaggtggcagccttgaaccacgacacggccaccagcggcggcggga
Protein-coding regions in this window:
- the LOC133717247 gene encoding wax ester synthase/diacylglycerol acyltransferase 4-like isoform X2; amino-acid sequence: MEFGEEGLLLEPVSPGGQFFNSTVLSLAIISVLELESQFSMNDSQTFSLLKNVFLPINPRFASIMVEGVDEKNKQWKRVQVKLEDHVHVPIFPSGMSLESYDTYFDEYITKIASETFPQSRPLWELHIFKYPTSHAAGQIIFKIHHALGDGYSLMGALLSCLQNAHNPSLPLTFPSLKGAKNETSSRSRAFEFVSKIFSVVINGAWDFSWSILKGTWVEDDRTPIRSGVVGVEFRPMSISTLMLSIEEIKLIKNKLGVTINDVISGTIFLGTRMYMQRMNSEQSSSQNCTALVLLNTRLVANYKSVQEMLMEPSKSSWGNQFVFLHVPVPKSSEVSKPLDFVWEAQKIVKRHRSSSAWYLTIRLWDILKKFRGPESLTISAMSYMGKLRIAIGAEKGFIDSNKLQACMEDAFRVISEAAN
- the LOC133717247 gene encoding wax ester synthase/diacylglycerol acyltransferase 4-like isoform X1; the encoded protein is MEFGEEGLLLEPVSPGGQFFNSTVLSLAIISVLELESQFSMNDSQTFSLLKNVFLPINPRFASIMVEGVDEKNKQWKRVQVKLEDHVHVPIFPSGMSLESYDTYFDEYITKIASETFPQSRPLWELHIFKYPTSHAAGQIIFKIHHALGDGYSLMGALLSCLQNAHNPSLPLTFPSLKGAKNETSSRSRAFEFVSKIFSVVINGAWDFSWSILKGTWVEDDRTPIRSGVVGVEFRPMSISTLMLSIEEIKLIKNKLGVTINDVISGTIFLGTRMYMQRMNSEQSSSQNCTALVLLNTRLVANYKSVQEMLMEPSKSSWGNQFVFLHVPVPKSSEVSKPLDFVWEAQKIVKRHRSSSAWYLTIRLWDILKKFRGPEAVAGYIHSTLMNSSMAITNMIGPLEQMAVAADHPIKGIYFMVVGSPQSLTISAMSYMGKLRIAIGAEKGFIDSNKLQACMEDAFRVISEAAN